A genomic stretch from Desulfovibrio sp. TomC includes:
- a CDS encoding GGDEF domain-containing protein has translation MGNSDQDHIARHNRHYKRSLTLRYITALALVAALVVISYTLFRHIMGTIDRAAAIIAISGSQRLLTQRVLAQCLLLSAADDDENRRDIQQRLKQAVAALVANHEHLLADLDAPGSLAASSPELRAIYFKPPYDLDKGMQLFIKNTRAFIDSDATRPSLADPSFLNLLAFGENELLRDLNAVIRQYQQLAASRLAVLRRLEAGAAGTVLAILIASGLFIFRPMVRRICADRESLQGANEALAELAVTDQLTGAYNRLKFNEVMTRQVNRSARYHEPLSVVMFDIDHFKAVNDTYGHGAGDDMLRELSHRVDGATRGVDWLFRYGGEEFVVAAPQTNLGNAALLAEKLRLLVAGTPFPHGITGSISLGVAELRPGETVEELMGRVDAAMYAAKNAGRNRVAVAENCQEGEAETNDRCGLPQLVPNE, from the coding sequence ATGGGCAACTCTGACCAAGACCATATTGCCCGGCACAACCGGCACTACAAGCGCAGCCTCACCCTGCGCTACATCACGGCCCTGGCCCTGGTCGCCGCCCTGGTCGTCATCTCCTACACGCTGTTTCGGCACATCATGGGCACCATCGACCGGGCCGCCGCCATTATCGCCATCTCCGGCTCGCAACGCCTGCTCACCCAGCGCGTCCTGGCCCAATGCCTGCTCCTGTCCGCCGCCGACGACGACGAGAACCGCCGCGACATCCAGCAACGCCTCAAGCAGGCCGTCGCCGCCCTGGTCGCCAACCACGAACACCTGCTCGCCGACCTGGACGCCCCCGGGTCCCTGGCCGCCAGTTCCCCGGAACTGCGCGCCATCTATTTCAAACCGCCCTACGACCTCGACAAGGGGATGCAGCTTTTCATCAAAAACACCCGCGCGTTCATCGATTCCGACGCGACCCGGCCGTCCCTGGCCGATCCGTCCTTTTTAAATCTCCTGGCCTTTGGCGAAAACGAGCTGTTGCGCGACCTCAATGCCGTGATCCGGCAGTACCAGCAACTGGCCGCCTCACGGCTGGCCGTGCTGCGCCGTCTGGAAGCCGGGGCCGCCGGCACCGTACTGGCCATCCTGATCGCTTCGGGCCTGTTCATTTTCCGGCCCATGGTGCGACGCATCTGCGCCGACCGCGAAAGCCTGCAGGGAGCCAACGAGGCCCTGGCCGAACTGGCGGTCACCGATCAGCTGACCGGCGCGTACAACCGCCTCAAATTCAACGAGGTCATGACCCGGCAAGTCAACCGGTCCGCCCGCTACCACGAGCCGCTGTCCGTGGTCATGTTCGACATCGACCACTTCAAGGCCGTCAACGACACCTATGGGCACGGGGCCGGCGACGACATGCTGCGCGAACTGTCCCATCGCGTGGACGGCGCGACCCGGGGCGTGGACTGGCTTTTCCGCTACGGCGGCGAGGAATTCGTCGTGGCCGCCCCGCAGACCAACCTGGGCAACGCCGCCCTGCTGGCTGAAAAACTGCGCCTGCTCGTGGCCGGTACGCCCTTTCCCCACGGCATAACCGGCAGCATCAGCCTGGGCGTGGCCGAACTGCGGCCGGGGGAGACCGTGGAGGAGCTTATGGGCCGGGTGGATGCCGCGATGTACGCCGCCAAGAACGCCGGCCGAAACCGGGTGGCGGTGGCGGAAAACTGCCAGGAAGGCGAGGCGGAAACGAACGACCGCTGTGGTCTGCCGCAGCTTGTGCCCAACGAGTAA